TCGGCGAGGTCGGTGTGGTGGTCGTCACCCGCAACCTCGGCATGACGGTGGCCCAGTCCACCGCCCTGCGCGGAAAGATGCGTGACGCTGGCGCCAGCTATAAGGTGGCCAAGAACACGCTCACCCTGATTGCACTCGAGGGCACCGCCTACGCTCCGATCAGCGACATGCTGACCGGGCCGACGGCACTCGCCACCTCCGCCGACCCCGTCGCGGCCGCCAAGGTGGCCGTCGACTTCGCGAAGACGAACGACAAGTTCGAAATCGTGGGCGGCGCGATGGGCGACACGCTCCTCGACGTCAACGGTGTGAAGGCGCTCGCCGAGCTTCCGTCTCTTGATGAACTGCGTGCAACGATCATCGGCCTCGTCCAGGCGCCGGCGACCAAGATTGCGCGGACCATCAACGAGCCGGGCGCCCAGCTGGCGCGTGTCTTTGGCGCATTCGCCGCCAAAGAAAACGCCTGATTACCGCATAACGAACCGACAATTCGGGGCATTTGCCCCAGTGGAGATTTAACATGGCAGACATCAATTCCCTCGTTGACCAGCTCTCCGAGCTGACCGTTCTCGAAGCCGCGGACCTCGCCAAGGCGCTCGAAGAGAAGTGGGGCGTTTCCGCCGCCGCTGCCGTCGCCGTTGCCGGCCCGGCCGCCGCTGCCGGCCCGGCCGCTGAAGAGCAGACCGAGTTCGACGTGATCCTCACCGGCGACGGTGGCAAGAAGATCAACGTCATCAAGGAAGTCCGCGCCATCACCGGCCTGGGTCTCGGCGAAGCCAAGGCGCTCGTCGAAGGCGCTCCGAAGGCGGTCAAGGAAGGCGTCAACAAGGACGAGGCCGAGAAGATCAAGAAGCAGATCGAGGAAGCCGGCGGCACCGTCGAGCTCAAGTAATCGGCCGCGCCGCGAGGCGCGACGATTATCCCGGCTTCGGCCGGGATCTCGTGACGAAAGAAGGGCGGCTCCATCGGGGCCGCCCTTTTTTCTTGGCCGCCATGCGTTCGGCGCTTGAACGGCCGGCCGCGATGCGGCCTATTGGCCTGCGAAGGAGCGCTTCTTGACTGCAATCGACGACGTCCCGGCCATCGTCGACAGCCTGTGCGACGGTTACGACCGCGCCGTCGCGGCGCTGCGCGGCGCCCTCGCCGCCTATCTCTCCGACGACGAACGGCCCGATCCCGCCGCGCGCGCCCAGGGCCTGTTCGCTTATCCCGAGCTGCGCGTCGATTATCGCCACGACCGCCCCATCGAATTTCCAGCCCGCGCCTTCGGCCGGCTGAACCGCTCCGGGCGCTACGCCGCCAGCATCGCCCGGCCGCGCCTCTTCCGCGACTATCTGTCCGAACAGATCGGCCTCCTGGTGCGCGATTACGGTGTCACCGTCTCGGTCGGCCGATCGACGAGCGAAATACCCTATCCCTATGTGCTCGACGGCAGCGACGACCTCCGGCTCGACAATGTCGAGGCGGCCGAGCTGGCGCGCTGGTTCCCGACCACCGAACTTGCCCATATCGGCGACGAGATCGCCGACGGGGCGTGGATCCAGGCCCCCGGCGCGGCCCGCCCGCTGTCCCTGTTCGACGGCCCGCGCGTCGATTTCAGCCTCGCTCGCCTCCGCCATTATACCGGCACGCCGCCCGAGCATGTGCAGCGCTATCTGCTGTTCACCAATTATGTCCGCTACGTCGACGAGTTTACCCGCTTCGCCTTGGCCGAGCTGGAACGCGAGGACGGCCGCTTCACCGCTCTATCGGCGCCGGGCGTGCTGATCCCGCGCGGCGACCCGGACGGCGCGGCCCGGCTCGCCGAGAGCGCGTGGCGCAAGCACCAGATGCCGGCCTATCACCTGATCGACGAGGATGGCGACGGCATCACCCTGGTCAATATCGGCGTCGGCCCGGCCAACGCGAAGACGATCTGCGACCACCTCGCCGTGCTCCGGCCCGAAGCGTGGCTGATGATCGGCCATTGCGGCGGCCTCAGGCCCAGCCAGACCATCGGCGACTATGTCCTCGCCCACGCTTATCTGCGCGACGATCATGTGCTGGACGACGTGCTGCCGGTCGAAATTCCGATCCCGGCCATCGCCGAGGTCCAGCAGGCCTTGTTCAACGCCGCCGTGGCGGTCACCGGCGAGGAGCCGCAGTCGCTGAAGCGGCGGCTGCGCACCGGCACCGTCGTCACCACCGACGACCGCAATTGGGAGCTGCGCTACACGGCCTCGGCGATGCGCTTCAACCAGAGCCGCGCGGTCGCGATCGACATGGAATCGGCGACCGTCGCCGCCCAGGGCTACCGCTTCCGCGTCCCCTACGGCACCCTGCTCTGCGTCTCCGACAAGCCGCTCCACGGCGAGATCAAGCTCGCCGGCCAGGCCAACGCCTTTTACGAGCGCGCGATCAGCCAGCATCTGCGCATCGGCATCGAGACGCTGGACCGGCTGAAGCGCGAAGGCGCCGCCCTCCATTCGCGCAAGCTCAGAAGCTTCGACGAGCCGCCCTTCCGCTAAGCGACGGCCACCGCCTGCACCATTTCTGCACCGGGACCGCGCCGCTTTCGCGCCGGCACCGCCACCGCGCCTTCACCGCCTTCCCCGATCAGGCTCCCGTCCAAGGGAGATTTTCATGATCCGGCCTGCTCTGTCCCGTGCACGCTTCTCGTTCCTTTTGAAGGCCGGGGCAGCCGCCTTGCTCGTCGCCCTCGCCGATTTGCTGTTCTTCGATCGCGGCGGCGCGGCGACGGTCGGCGGCTTCGCCTTCGCCTGGACCTTGCTGCTCGCCGCCGTCGTCCCGGCCATCCTGCGCCACCGGGCCGCGCTCGCGGCCGGCGGCGCGGCGTTGCTGTTCGCTCTGGCGCTGGTCGACAATCCCAGCCTGCTCGCGCTCGCCTTGTTCTGGACCTCGCTGACGCTCGCCGCCTTGCTCTGGCGCTTCGCGTCCTTCGACACCGCCAGCCGCTGGTTTGCCCGCCTGTTCCTCCAGGGCGTCACCGCTTTGGGTACGCCGCTGGCCGATCTGGGCCGGCTGCGGCGGCTGCGCACGGCGGGAATCAGGCGGCCAACCCGCGCGCTCCTGCCGATCGTGGTCGTCCCTTTGATCGGCAGCGGCCTGTTCGTCGGGCTATTCGCGATCGCCAACCCGCTCATCGCCAACAGCCTGTCGGCGATCACCCTGCCCCCGCCGACCGCGCGGACCCTGCTCCGTGTCGGCTTCTGGATGCTGGTGCTGATGGCGGTGTGGCCGACCTTCCGCCCCGCCTGGACCGTCACCGCCTGGACCTTCTCGGACCGGCAGCGCGAGATCGCCCTGCCCGGGGTCTCGGTCGCGTCGGTCACTTTGTCGCTGATCCTGTTCAACGCCATCTTCGGCGTCCAGAACGGGCTCGACATCGCCTTCCTCTGGAGCGGGGCGACGCTCCCCGCGGGCGTCACTTTGGCCGAATATGCCCATCGCGGCGCCTACGCCCTGATCGCGACGGCGCTGCTGGCCGGCCTGTTCGTGCTCGTCACGTTGCGACCCGGATCGGACACGGCCGCCGACCCCCTCATCCGCGGGCTCGTCACCTTGTGGATCGGGCAGAATCTGCTGCTGGTCGCGTCGAGCATCCTGCGCACGCTCGATTATGTGGACGTCTACTCGCTGACGGAGCTGCGGATCGCCGCCCTGGCCTGGATGGTGCTGGTCGCGATCGGGCTGCTGCTGATCTGCTGGCGGATGCTGAAGGGCAAGAGCGCCGCCTGGCTGATCAACCGCAACGCCGCCGCCGCGCTCGCCTTCCTCGCTATGGCTTCGGTCGTCGATCTCGGCGCGGTCGCGGCCGGCTGGAACGTGCGCCATGCGCGCGAGGTCGGCGGCCGCGGCGCCGCGCTCGACCTTTGCTACCTGCGCCATGTCGGGCCGCCGGCCTTGCTGCCGCTGATCGCGCTGGAACGCCGGACGCTCGATCCGCTGTTCCGCGATCGGGTCGCCTTCGTGCGCGCCGAGGTGCTGGCCCGGCTCGAGGATCGACAGGCGCAGTGGCCCCGCTGGACCTGGCGCAACGCCCGCCGCCTCGCCGCCGCGCACGCAGCGCTGGCCGCGCATCCGCCGGTCGCGGCACGGCCGGGACATGTCCGGGTCTGCGACGGCCGGATCGTTCCTCCGCCGCCGAGCGCGATTGTCGCGCCGCCGCGGTTGACAGCGGAGCCGCGGCGATGATTCTGTGCCCGATGCCCCGCACGATCCTGGTCGTCGACGACGATCCCCACATCCGGCAGCTGATCGTCTTCGCCCTCGGCAAGGCGGGCCTCGACGCAATCGAGGCCGAGGACGGCGAGCAGGCGCTGGCGGCGACGCGGGAGCACAAGGTCGATCTGGTCGTGCTCGACATCAACATGCCGCGGATGGACGGGCTTGAAGTGTGCCGCCGCCTGCGCGCCGAGGGCGACCTGCCGATCCTGTTCCTCTCCTCGCGCGACGACGAGATCGACCGGGTGATCGGCATCGAGCTCGGCGGCGACGATTATGTGGTGAAGCCGTTCAGCCCGCGCGAGCTCACCGCCCGCGTGATGGCGATCCTGCGCCGCACGGCCGCGCACCCCCCGACCGTCGATCACCTCCCGACCACGATCCGCCACGGCAAGCTCGCGCTCGACCTCGACGGCTGGCGCGCGACTTGGGACGGGACCGAGGTGCCGCTCACTGTCACCGAGTTCACCTTGCTGCGCACGCTGGCGGCGATGCCGTCCAAGGTGTTCAGCCGCGATGCGATCATCGACAGGATGCACGGCCCCGGCTTCGCGCTCACCGACCGCACCGTCGACAGCCACGTCCGCAACATGCGCGCCAAGTTCGGCGACGTCGGCGGCTCGGACATCGTCGAGACGCGGCCGGGCATCGGCTACCGTCTCGGCGCCTGCAGCGGCGAATGATCGGCCGCCTCAAGGCTTTCGCCAAGCGGCACTGGCCACGCCTCCGGCTCCGCACGATCCTGCTGATGACCTTCCTGTTCGTTGCCGCTTTGCCCGGCTTCGGCGCGGTGTTCCTGCGCGTCTACGAGAATACGCTCGTCCGCCAGACCGAGGCCGAGCTGGTTGCGCAGGGCGCGGCGTTGGCAGCGACCGCACAGGCGACGTGGTCCGGCGCGCCCGCGGCTCTGCCGGCGCGCTTGCGTCCAGAGGATTTTCGGCCCGAACGCACGAAGATCGACCTCAATTCGGATCCGATCCTCCCGGAACGGCCGCCGCCAACGCGCGGCCAAGGCCGCGCCAGCCCCGCCGCACGCGACGTCGCCGAGCGGCTGCAGCCTGTGATCGTCGAGACCGCGCGGACCACGCTCGCCTCGATCCAGCTGCTCGACGCCGACGGCCGCATCCTCACCGGCGGTTTGGCCGGCGGCAGCTACGCCAATGTCGCCGAAGTGCGGACCGCCCTCGGGGGTCGCCCGGCCACGGTGCTGCGCCACAATGGCGCCTATCGCCCGCGCTACGCGCTCGAATGGCTGAGCCGCGCGTCGGACATCCGCATCCACCATGCCCGCCCGGTGACTCGCGACGGCGCCGTCGTCGGCGCACTGCTTCTGTCGCGTTCGCCCCGTTCGCTGTTTCGCGGCATCTACGAGGACCTCGGCAAGATCCTGATCGGGGTGGGCGGCATCTTCGCCATCCTGGTCGGGCTGAGCGGACTGCTGTCGCGCGGCATCGCCCGGCCCATCGAGCAGCTCAGCGCAGCAACCCGCGACCTCGCCAGCGGCAAGGGCGGCGTGCCGGAGCCTCCAACGACGGCGGCGGTCGAGATCCAGGCGCTCTACCGCGACTTCGGCCAGATGGCGGCGACGATCGAGAGTAGGTCCCGCTACCTGCGCGACTTCGCCCATGCGGTCAGCCACGAATTCAAGACGCCGCTGGCCGGAATCCGCGGCGGCATCGAATTGCTCCAGGACCATCATGCCGGGATGTCGGACGACGAGCGGCGCCGGTTCCTCGCCAATATCGAAGGCGATGCCGACCGGCTCGCCCAGCTCGTCTCGCGCCTGCTCGATCTCGCCCGCGCCGACATGGCCCGGCCCGCGGCCGAGTCCGTCGCCACCGAGCCCGTCATCCGCCGCGCCGCCGACGCGCTCGCCCGCCCCGGGCTCGCGATCCGGCTCGATCTGCCGTCGACGCTGCCCGAGGTCGCCGTCCCGGCCCGGACGATCGAAGCGAGCCTGGTCACCCTCGTCGACAACAGCGCCCAGGCCGGCGCGACGGAGGTGCGGATCGCAGCCCATGCGGGTGGCGATGCCCTTATCATCGACATCGCCGACGACGGCCCGGGCGTGCCGGCGGCGGACCGCGACCGGATCTTCGAGCCCTTCTTCACCAGCCGGCGGCGCGAGGGCGGCAGCGGGCTCGGCCTGCCGATCGTCCGTTCGCTGCTGCAGGCGAGCCGCGGCGCGATCGAGCTCCTGCCGTCCGAGCGCGGCGCCTGCTTCCGGCTGCGCCTGCCGATCGCTCGATAATCGGGCCGGCGGGTTTGACATCGCCGCTGGCCTTCCCTAGATACGCACCCTCACCCCAGCCTTTCGGAACAGGTCGCGCCGTCGCGCAGCGCGCTCAACGCATTGAAAGACTGAGGTTTCACAGGACGCCAAAGCTGCAGTTTCCGGGTTGGAGACTCGCGGCTTTTTGCGTTTCTGCGCGCCTGAATTTGAACGACGAGGCGAAATTTCCATGGCGACCAAGGCAGCTCCGGGCACCGAAACGCGGTCCACGGCATCCAAGCGCATCCGCAAGATCTTCGGCAACATCCACGAAGTTTCCGAAATGCCGAACCTGATCGAGGTTCAGCGCGACAGCTACGAGCAGTTCCTCCGCTCGCGGCCGCAGGACGGCTATGTGTCGGGCCTGGAAAAGACTCTGCGCTCGGTCTTCCCGATCCGCGATTTCGCCGGCACCGCCGAGCTGGATTTCGTCCATTACGAGTTGGAAGAGCCCAAGTACGACACCGACGAGTGCCGCCAGCGGGGCATGACCTATGCCGCGCCGATGCGCGTGACGCTTCGCCTGATCGTGTTCGAGGTCGATCCCGATACCGAGACCCGTTCGGTGCTCGATATCAAGGAGCAGGATGTCTACATGGGCGACATGCCGCTGATGACGAAGAACGGCACGTTCATCGTCAACGGCACGGAGCGCGTCATCGTCTCGCAGATGCACCGTTCGCCGGGTGTGCTGTTCGACCATGACCGCGGCAAGACCCACGCCTCGGGCAAATACCTCTTCGCCGCCCGCGTCATCCCCTATCGCGGCTCGTGGCTCGACTTCGAGTTCGACGCCAAGGACATCGTCAACGTCCGCATCGACCGCAAGCGCAAGCTGCCGGTGACGGCGCTGCTGCACGCGCTCGACATGAACTCGGAAGAGATCCTGACGACCTTCTACAACACCGCGACCTGGACCCGCGGCAAGGACGGCTGGCAGATCCCCTACGTGGCCGAGCAATGGCGCGGCCAGAAGCCGACCTTCGACATCATCAACGCCGAGACCGGCGAAGTGGTGTTCCCGGCCAGCCAGAAGATCAGCCCGCGCGCGGCCAACAAGGCCGGCAAGGACGGCCTTGCGACGCTCGTCATCCCGACCGAGGAAATCTTCGGCCGCTTCTCGGCCTATGACCTGGTCAACGACGCGACCGGCGAGATCTATGTCGAAGCCGGCGACGAAGTGACCGCCGAGAACCTCGAGAAGCTCGACAAGGCCGGCATCGACCGCCTCGAGCTGCTCGACATCGACCACGTCAACACCGGCGCCTGGATCCGCAACACGCTGAAGGCCGACAAGGCCGAGGACCGCGACCAGGCCCTGTCCGACATCTACCGCGTCATGCGCCCCGGCGAGCCGCCGACGCGCGAGACCGCCGACGCCCTGTTCGCCGGCCTGTTCTTCGATCCCGAGCGCTACGACCTCTCGGCCGTTGGCCGCGTGAAGCTCAACATGCGCCTCGACCTCGACGCCGAGGACACGGTGACGACGCTCCGCAAGGAGGACATCATCGCTGTCGTGAAGACGCTGGTCGGCCTCAAGGACGGCAAGGGCGAGATCGACGACATCGACAATCTCGGCAACCGTCGCGTCCGTTCGGTCGGCGAGCTGCTCGAGAACCAGTATCGCGTCGGCCTGCTTCGCATGGAGCGCGCCGTGAAGGAGCGTATGAGCTCGGTCGACGTCTCGACCGTGATGCCGAACGACCTGATCAACGCGAAGCCCGCGGTTGCCGCGGTCCGCGAATTCTTCGGCTCCTCGCAGCTCTCGCAGTTCATGGACCAGACCAACCCGCTCTCCGAAGTGACGCACAAGCGTCGCGTCTCGGCGCTCGGGCCCGGCGGTCTCACCCGCGAGCGCGCGGGTTTCGAGGTCCGCGACGTTCACCCGACCCATTATGGCCGCATCTGCCCGATCGAGACTCCGGAAGGCCCGAACATCGGCCTGATCAACTCGCTCGCCAGCTTCAGCCGCGTGAACAAATACGGCTTCATCGAGACGCCGTACCGCAAGGTCATCGACGGCAAGGTGACCGACGAGGTCATCTATCTCTCCGCCATGGAAGAGGCCAAGCACACGATCGCGCAGGCAAATGCCGAATTGAGCGAAGCCGGTGGGTTCGTCGAGGAAATCGTCTCCAGCCGTCAGGCCGGCGAATTCCTGATGGCGCCGCGCGACATCATCACTTTGATGGACGTCAGCCCCAAGCAGCTCGTCTCGGTCGCCGCATCGCTCATTCCGTTCCTGGAAAACGATGACGCCAACCGCGCGCTGATGGGCTCGAACATGCAGCGCCAGGCGGTTCCGCTGGTCCGCGCCGAGGCGCCGTTCGTCGGCACCGGCATGGAAGAAACGGTTGCGCGCGATTCTGGCGCGGCCATCGCGGCCCGCCGCTCGGGCATCGTCGATCAGGTCGACGCGACCCGCATCGTCGTCCGCGCCACCGGCGACGTCGAGGCCGGCAAGTCGGGCGTCGACATCTACACCCTGATGAAGTTCCAGCGTTCGAACCAGAACACCTGCATCAACCAGCGTCCGCTGGTCAAAGTGGGCGATGTGGTCAATGCCGGCGACGTCATCGCCGACGGCCCGTCGACCGAGTTCGGCGAACTGGCCCTGGGCCGCAACGTGCTCGTCGCGTTCATGCCCTGGAACGGCTACAATTATGAGGATTCCATCCTCATCTCCGAACGCATCGTGAAGGACGACGTCTTCACCTCGATCCACATCGAGGAGTTCGAGGTGATGGCCCGCGACACCAAGCTCGGGCCGGAAGACATCACCCGCGACATCCCGAACGTCGGCGAGGAAGCGCTCCGCAACCTCGACGAGGCCGGCATCGTCTATATCGGCGCCGAAGTGGAGCCGGGCGACATCCTGGTCGGCAAGATCACGCCGAAGGGCGAAAGCCCGATGACTCCGGAGGAAAAGCTCCTCCGCGCCATCTTCGGCGAGAAGGCCTCCGACGTCCGCGACACCTCGCTGCGCCTGCCCCCGGGCGTGGCCGGCACGATCGTCGAGGTGCGCGTGTTCAACCGCCACGGCATCGACATCGACGACCGTACCCGCGCCATCCAGACCGAGGAGAAGGATCGCCTCCGCAAGGACGCCGACGACGAGCGCACCATCCTGAAGCGCGCGACCTATTCGCGCCTTCGCGAGATGCTGGTCGGCCAGACCGCGACCGCGGCGCCAAAGGGCGTCAAGAAGGGCAGCGCCATCGACGAGGCCCTTCTGGAGGGCGTCGAGCGTCACGAATGGTGGAAGTTCGCCGTCCAGGACGACAAGGTCCAGGCCGATCTCGAAGCCGTGAAGACGCAGTATGACGATGCCGAGGCGGTGATCCGCCGCAAGCTCGAAGACCGCATCGAGAAGCTCGAGCGCGGCGACGAGCTGCCGCCGGGCGTGCTGAAGATGGTCAAGGTGTTCGTCGCGGTGAAGCGCAAGCTGCAGCCGGGCGACAAGATGGCCGGCCGTCACGGCAACAAGGGCGTCATCTCGCGCATCCTGCCGATCGAGGACATGCCGTTCCTTGAGGACGGGACGCACGCGGATATCGTGCTCAACCCGCTCGGTGTGCCTTCGCGCATGAACGTCGGTCAGATCTTCGAGACCCATCTCGGCTGGGCCGCGCGCGGCCTCGGCAAGCAGATCGGCGCGATGCTCGAGGAGATCCACCACAAGGGCAAGGACATCGCGTCCGACGACGTCGGCGCCGTCCGCGCCAAGCTCAAGGACATCTATGGCGAGCATTATTATGCCGACGTTGATGCCCGCGACGACGCCCAGGTGATGGAATTGGCCTCGAACCTCGTGAACGGCGTTCCGATGGGCACCCCGGTGTTCGACGGCGCCCGCGAAGCCGACGTGTCGGCGATGCTGGCCATGGCCGGGCTCGACGAGAGCGGCCAGGTTACGCTGTACGACGGCCGCACCGGCGAGGCGTTCGACCGCAAGGTCACGGTGGGCTACATCTACATGCTGAAGCTCCACCACCTCGTGGACGACAAGATCCACGCGCGTTCGATCGGGCCGTACAGCCTCGTCACCCAGCAGCCGCTGGGCGGTAAGGCGCAGTTCGGCGGCCAGCGTTTCGGCGAGATGGAGGTCTGGGCGCTCCAGGCCTACGGCGCCGCCTACACGCTGCAGGAGATGCTGACCGTGAAGTCGGACGACGTCATCGGCCGCACCAAGGTCTACGAGGCGATCGTCAAGGGCGACGACACGTTCGAGGCCGGCATCCCCGAGAGCTTCAACGTGCTCGTGAAGGAAATGCGCTCGCTGGGCCTCAACGTCGAACTGAACACGGTGGCCGACACCGACGACGACACCCAGGCGATCGCGGCGGAATGATGAGCGCGGGCGCCGCTTCGCGCGGCGCCCCCTCCTCTTCGCCACGCACTAGAATTCTCCCCGGGAAGGGAAAAACTGATGAATGAACTGAGCAACTTCGCCAATCCGGTCGCCAAACCCGAGACGTTCGACCAGATCCAGATCGGCATCGCCTCGCCCGAGCGCATCCGCAGCTGGTCGTTCGGCGAGATCAAGAAGCCCGAGACCATCAACTATCGCACGTTCAAGCCCGAGCGTGACGGCCTGTTCTGCGCGCGCATCTTCGGCCCGATCAAGGATTACGAGTGCCTGTGCGGCAAGTACAAGCGCATGAAGTACAAGGGCATCGTCTGCGAAAAGTGCGGCGTGGAAGTGACCGTTTCGAAGGTCCGCCGCGAGCGCATGGGCCATATCGAGCTGGCCGCCCCGGTCGCCCACATCTGGTTCCTGAAGTCGCTGCCGAGCCGCATCGGCCTGCTGCTCGACATGCAGCTGAAGCAGCTCGAGCGCGTCCTTTACTTCGAGGCCTATATCGTGATCGAGCCGGGCCTCACCCCGCTCGAAAAGTATCAGCTCCTCACCGAGGATGAGCTGATCGAGGCCCAGGACGAATATGGCGAGGACGCCTTTTCCGCCGGCATCGGCGCCGAGGCCGTGCGCGTCATGCTCGAGAATCTCGACCTCGAGGGCGAGAAGCAGGATCTCCTCAAGGAGCTCGCCGAGACCAAGTCGGAGCTGAAGCCCAAGAAGATCATCAAGCGCCTCAAGGTCGTCGAGAGCTTCCTCGAATCGGGCAATCGCCCGGAATGGATGATCCTCGAGGTGATCCCGGTGATCCCGCCCGAGCTGCGCCCGCTGGTGCCGCTCGACGGCGGCCGCTTCGCGACGTCGGACCTGAACGATCTCTATCGCCGCGTGATCAACCGCAACAACCGCCTGAAGCGCCTGATGGAGCTGCGTGCGCCGGACATCATCGTCCGCAACGAAAAGCGCATGCTGCAGGAATCGGTCGACGCCCTGTTCGATAACGGCCGCCGCGGCCGCACGATCACGGGCGCCAACAAGCGTCCGCTGAAGTCGCTGTCCGACATGCTCAAGGGCAAGCAGGGCCGCTTCCGTCAGAACCTTCTCGGCAAACGCGTCGACTATTCGGGCCGTTCGGTCATCGTCACCGGTCCGGAATTGAAGCTCCACCAGTGCGGCCTGCCGAAGAAGATGGCGCTCGAGCTCTTCAAGCCGTTCATCTACTCGCGCCTCGATGCCAAGGGTCTCTCGATGACCCTCAAGCAGGCCAAGAAGTGGGTCGAGAAGGAGCGCAAGGAAGTCTGGGACATCCTCGACGAAGTCATTCGCGAGCACCCGGTCCTCCTCAACCGCGCGCCGACGCTCCACCGTCTCGGCATCCAGGCGTTCGAGCCGGTGCTGATCGAGGGCAAGGCGATCCAGCTTCACCCGCTGGTCTGCGCCGCGTTCAACGCCGACTTCGACGGCGACCAGATGGCCGTCCACGTCCCGCTGAGCCTCGAAGCGCAGCTGGAAGCGCGCGTGCTGATGATGTCGACCAACAACATCCTCTCGCCCGCCAACGGCAAGCCGATCATCGTGCCCTCGCAGGACATGGTGCTGGGTCTCTATTATCTGTCGATGGAGCGTGAAGGCGAGCCTGGCGAAGGCTCGATGATCAGCGACATGTCGGAGGTGCACCAGGCGCTCAACGCCAAGGCGGTGACGCTCCACACCAAGATCACCAGCCGCGTCCCGCAGACGGACGAGCAGGGCACCACCTACATGAAGCGCTTCGAGACGACGCCGGGCCGCATGCTGCTCGGCGAGACGCTCCCGAAGACGCACAAGGTGCCCTTCGAGACCGTCAACCGCCTCCTCACCAAGAAGGAGATCGCGGACGTCATCGACACCGTCTACCGCCACACCGGCCAGAAAGAGACGGTCCTGTTCGCCGACGCGATCATGGGCCTCGGGTTCAAGCACGCCTTCCAGGCTGGCATCTCGTTCGGCAAGGACGACATGATCATCCCGCACGAGAAGGTGCAGCTCGTCGACGACACCCGCAGCCTCGTGAAGGATTACGAGCAGCAGTATCAGGACGGCCTGATCACCCAGCAGGAAAAGTACAACAAGGTGATCGACGCCTGGAGCCGTTGCGGCGACCAGGTGGCGAACGCCATGATGGAAAAGATCAAGGCCCAGCCCAAGGACGAGAATGGCCGCATGGCCCCGATCAACTCCATCTACATGATGGCGCATTCGGGTGCCCGTGGTTCGCAGGCGCAGATGAAGCAGCTCGCCGGCATGCGCGGCCTGATGGCCAAGCCGTCGGGCGAGATCATCGAGACTCCGATCATCTCGAACTTCAAGGAAGGCCTCACCGTCCTTGAATATTTCAACTCGACCCACGGCGCCCGCAAGGGTCTCGCCGACACCGCGCTCAAGACGGCCAACTCGGGTTACCTGACCCGCCGCCTCGTCGACGTGTCGCAGGACTGCGTGATCGTCGAGGAGGACTGCAAGACGTCCAACTCGCTCGACATGCGGGCGATCGTCCAGGGCGGCGCGACCATCGCCTCGCTCGGCGAGCGCATCCTGGGCCGCACTCCGGCCGAGGACATCGTCGACACCAAGACGAACACCGTGCTGGCCAAGGAAGGCGAGCTCATCGACGAGCCCGCCGCCGCGCGCATCGACGAGATGGGCATCCAGTCGGTCAACATCCGTTCGCCGCTGGTCTGCGAAAGCGAGCATGGCGTCTGCGGCAAGTGCTACGGCCGCGATCTCGCCCGCGGTACGCCGGTCAACATCGGCGAAGCGGTCGGCGTCATCGCCGCCCAGTCGATCGGTGAGCCCGGCACGCAGCTGACTATGCGTACCTTCCACATCGGCGGCGCCGCCCAGCTTAACGAAACGTCGAGCCTGGAAGCGGTTGCC
This portion of the Sphingomonas sp. LY54 genome encodes:
- the rplJ gene encoding 50S ribosomal protein L10, with amino-acid sequence MDRAQKAEAVATLKQTFGEVGVVVVTRNLGMTVAQSTALRGKMRDAGASYKVAKNTLTLIALEGTAYAPISDMLTGPTALATSADPVAAAKVAVDFAKTNDKFEIVGGAMGDTLLDVNGVKALAELPSLDELRATIIGLVQAPATKIARTINEPGAQLARVFGAFAAKENA
- the rplL gene encoding 50S ribosomal protein L7/L12, with protein sequence MADINSLVDQLSELTVLEAADLAKALEEKWGVSAAAAVAVAGPAAAAGPAAEEQTEFDVILTGDGGKKINVIKEVRAITGLGLGEAKALVEGAPKAVKEGVNKDEAEKIKKQIEEAGGTVELK
- a CDS encoding AMP nucleosidase, with the translated sequence MTAIDDVPAIVDSLCDGYDRAVAALRGALAAYLSDDERPDPAARAQGLFAYPELRVDYRHDRPIEFPARAFGRLNRSGRYAASIARPRLFRDYLSEQIGLLVRDYGVTVSVGRSTSEIPYPYVLDGSDDLRLDNVEAAELARWFPTTELAHIGDEIADGAWIQAPGAARPLSLFDGPRVDFSLARLRHYTGTPPEHVQRYLLFTNYVRYVDEFTRFALAELEREDGRFTALSAPGVLIPRGDPDGAARLAESAWRKHQMPAYHLIDEDGDGITLVNIGVGPANAKTICDHLAVLRPEAWLMIGHCGGLRPSQTIGDYVLAHAYLRDDHVLDDVLPVEIPIPAIAEVQQALFNAAVAVTGEEPQSLKRRLRTGTVVTTDDRNWELRYTASAMRFNQSRAVAIDMESATVAAQGYRFRVPYGTLLCVSDKPLHGEIKLAGQANAFYERAISQHLRIGIETLDRLKREGAALHSRKLRSFDEPPFR
- a CDS encoding DUF4173 domain-containing protein, producing the protein MIRPALSRARFSFLLKAGAAALLVALADLLFFDRGGAATVGGFAFAWTLLLAAVVPAILRHRAALAAGGAALLFALALVDNPSLLALALFWTSLTLAALLWRFASFDTASRWFARLFLQGVTALGTPLADLGRLRRLRTAGIRRPTRALLPIVVVPLIGSGLFVGLFAIANPLIANSLSAITLPPPTARTLLRVGFWMLVLMAVWPTFRPAWTVTAWTFSDRQREIALPGVSVASVTLSLILFNAIFGVQNGLDIAFLWSGATLPAGVTLAEYAHRGAYALIATALLAGLFVLVTLRPGSDTAADPLIRGLVTLWIGQNLLLVASSILRTLDYVDVYSLTELRIAALAWMVLVAIGLLLICWRMLKGKSAAWLINRNAAAALAFLAMASVVDLGAVAAGWNVRHAREVGGRGAALDLCYLRHVGPPALLPLIALERRTLDPLFRDRVAFVRAEVLARLEDRQAQWPRWTWRNARRLAAAHAALAAHPPVAARPGHVRVCDGRIVPPPPSAIVAPPRLTAEPRR
- a CDS encoding response regulator transcription factor encodes the protein MPRTILVVDDDPHIRQLIVFALGKAGLDAIEAEDGEQALAATREHKVDLVVLDINMPRMDGLEVCRRLRAEGDLPILFLSSRDDEIDRVIGIELGGDDYVVKPFSPRELTARVMAILRRTAAHPPTVDHLPTTIRHGKLALDLDGWRATWDGTEVPLTVTEFTLLRTLAAMPSKVFSRDAIIDRMHGPGFALTDRTVDSHVRNMRAKFGDVGGSDIVETRPGIGYRLGACSGE